The following proteins are co-located in the Paludibaculum fermentans genome:
- a CDS encoding M20/M25/M40 family metallo-hydrolase, whose translation MTKLLLSASLLAAAVLAQQSPNALHPAMKKIAAEVSEDRITSTLRKLESFGTRDTNGVIETPGHGVKAAREWIAAQFKSYSPRLEVRFDPHAVKKSARIVKDTDVVNVVAVLKGKTQPDVEVLVGAHYDSMNMIFKSGTPRVFDADATASASVAPGVSDNGSGTALVLELARVMSQYEFDKTIVFVAFAGEEQGLLGAGGYAETAEKSKEKLEAVINVDVIGNDVTGNGIQAGGRVNVYSGDPMDSSSRSLARYMREVAERYQPDLRINTVFRQDRFGRGGDHTPFLTHGFAAVRVTTPTEQLEFQHNEKDTFDRVSVPYIASVTRSVGVSLGSLAMAPKPPSVSPLGRGDGRYDAVMKWKNEDLEPDLAGYSVVMRSTTAPFWEREIYVGKTEQFTLKNVSIDEVVLGVRAIDTEGFASLVTAWTLPVRRNFTGAPGAPAATPAP comes from the coding sequence ATGACCAAACTACTGCTCTCCGCCTCCCTGCTGGCTGCCGCGGTCCTCGCCCAGCAATCGCCCAACGCGCTACACCCCGCCATGAAGAAGATTGCCGCGGAGGTCTCGGAAGACCGGATCACCAGCACGCTCAGGAAGTTGGAGAGCTTTGGTACGCGCGACACCAATGGCGTGATCGAGACGCCCGGGCATGGCGTCAAGGCGGCCCGCGAGTGGATTGCGGCCCAGTTCAAGAGCTACAGTCCGCGGCTCGAGGTCCGGTTTGATCCGCATGCGGTGAAGAAGAGCGCCCGCATAGTAAAGGATACGGATGTCGTCAATGTCGTGGCCGTCCTCAAGGGCAAGACGCAGCCGGACGTGGAAGTGCTGGTCGGCGCGCACTATGACTCGATGAACATGATCTTCAAGTCAGGTACACCGCGCGTGTTTGACGCGGACGCCACCGCCTCCGCGTCCGTCGCACCGGGCGTGTCGGACAACGGCAGCGGGACCGCCCTGGTGCTGGAACTGGCCCGGGTGATGAGCCAATACGAGTTCGACAAGACGATCGTCTTCGTGGCCTTCGCGGGTGAGGAGCAGGGACTTCTAGGCGCCGGCGGCTATGCCGAAACCGCTGAGAAGTCGAAGGAGAAGCTGGAGGCCGTGATCAATGTGGACGTGATTGGCAACGATGTCACGGGCAACGGCATCCAGGCGGGCGGCCGGGTGAACGTCTACTCCGGCGATCCAATGGACTCCAGTTCGCGTTCGCTGGCCCGCTACATGCGCGAAGTGGCCGAGCGGTATCAACCCGACCTGCGCATCAACACGGTTTTCCGCCAGGACCGCTTCGGCCGCGGCGGCGACCACACGCCGTTCCTGACGCACGGCTTCGCCGCCGTGCGTGTGACCACTCCAACGGAGCAACTCGAGTTCCAGCACAACGAGAAGGACACGTTCGACCGCGTCTCGGTGCCGTACATTGCGTCGGTCACCCGCAGTGTGGGAGTTTCGCTGGGTTCGCTGGCCATGGCGCCCAAGCCGCCGTCGGTCTCGCCGCTGGGCCGGGGCGACGGTCGCTATGACGCGGTGATGAAGTGGAAGAACGAAGACTTGGAGCCCGATCTGGCCGGCTACTCCGTGGTGATGAGGTCGACCACCGCCCCGTTCTGGGAACGGGAGATTTACGTCGGCAAGACTGAGCAGTTCACCCTCAAGAATGTGTCGATCGACGAGGTGGTGCTGGGTGTGCGCGCCATCGACACGGAGGGCTTCGCGAGCCTGGTGACGGCCTGGACGCTGCCCGTGAGGAGGAATTTCACCGGCGCGCCGGGCGCCCCTGCCGCGACCCCTGCTCCGTAA
- a CDS encoding cation:proton antiporter domain-containing protein, protein MAEILFGIGLLVFLSLSFTAIFKRTLVPDVLLLILLGILLGPAVLGWVKPEDFGKIGGVMSTIALVVILFESGTTLDIDLLAKMLKTTLSLAVSTFACTVLIIAATAYWGLHLEARTSFLLGLILSSISPAVVIPIAKSLKMREPAMTVLILESGLTDVLSIVMVFSIMESPAGVFQAPKMLGTVLSSLVFAGVIGMAGGLAWAAVLNTVRQFPNTSFAVFAWVFILYGIADMMGFSGAIAALAFGASMVNYHRLPLHNVKIFQQHEFGSLNSADMEFYHEVIFLLKTFFFVYLGLSIKFDNPMYLLIVLGVVVVVYLVRLGIVMKVMRGVSPGWEESYELSVMAPKGLAAAVLASVPLERGMAGGEVIRSFSYFVVLVSIVLTAGLIPLMRRPAVGQAARRLYGFEETELEAAPQPE, encoded by the coding sequence ATGGCGGAGATCCTCTTTGGTATCGGACTACTGGTCTTCCTGTCGCTGTCGTTCACGGCGATCTTCAAGCGCACTTTGGTGCCCGACGTTCTGCTGCTGATCCTGTTGGGCATTCTACTCGGCCCCGCCGTCCTGGGCTGGGTGAAGCCGGAGGACTTCGGCAAGATTGGCGGCGTGATGAGCACCATCGCGCTGGTGGTGATCCTGTTCGAGAGCGGCACCACCCTGGATATCGACCTGTTGGCCAAGATGCTGAAGACCACGCTGAGCCTGGCGGTTTCCACCTTTGCCTGCACGGTGCTGATCATCGCGGCGACGGCGTACTGGGGCCTCCACCTGGAGGCGCGAACGAGCTTCCTGCTGGGCTTGATCCTCTCCAGCATCTCGCCTGCGGTGGTGATTCCCATCGCCAAGTCACTGAAGATGCGGGAGCCGGCCATGACGGTGCTGATTCTGGAGAGCGGACTGACGGACGTTCTGTCGATCGTCATGGTGTTCAGCATCATGGAGAGCCCGGCGGGGGTGTTTCAAGCGCCGAAGATGCTGGGCACGGTGCTGTCCAGCCTGGTGTTCGCGGGGGTGATCGGCATGGCTGGCGGGCTGGCCTGGGCCGCGGTGCTCAACACGGTACGGCAGTTCCCGAACACCTCGTTCGCGGTGTTTGCCTGGGTGTTCATCCTGTACGGCATCGCTGACATGATGGGCTTCAGCGGAGCGATCGCGGCACTGGCGTTCGGCGCTTCCATGGTGAACTACCACCGGTTGCCGCTGCACAACGTGAAGATCTTCCAGCAGCACGAGTTCGGTTCGCTGAATTCGGCCGATATGGAGTTCTATCACGAGGTGATCTTCCTGCTGAAGACGTTCTTTTTCGTCTACCTGGGCCTGTCGATCAAGTTCGACAATCCGATGTATCTCTTGATTGTGCTGGGTGTCGTGGTGGTGGTTTACCTGGTGCGGCTGGGGATTGTGATGAAAGTGATGCGGGGCGTGAGTCCGGGCTGGGAGGAGAGCTACGAACTCTCGGTGATGGCGCCGAAAGGGCTGGCGGCGGCGGTGCTGGCGAGTGTCCCGCTGGAGCGCGGCATGGCGGGCGGCGAGGTAATCCGGAGCTTCTCTTACTTCGTGGTGCTGGTGAGCATTGTGCTGACGGCGGGCCTGATTCCGCTGATGCGCCGTCCAGCAGTGGGACAGGCGGCGCGCAGGCTCTACGGGTTTGAAGAAACGGAACTGGAAGCGGCGCCCCAGCCGGAGTGA
- a CDS encoding thiazole synthase: MSDQFSIAGRTFRSRLMIGTGKYRSFQEMVRCHEASGAEVVTVAVRRVNLTDKSKESMLDYIDRSKYFILPNTAACYTVDDAVRTARLGREVGLSNWVKLEVIGDEKTLYPDVFGLVEATRILAKEGFVVLPYTNDDLITARRLIDAGAAAVMPLAAPIGSGLGIQNHAALRIMREQITEVPLIVDAGVGTASDACVALEMGFDGILMNTAVAAAQDAEKMALAMNRGVEAGRLAFLAGRMERKLYASASSPLTGVIR; this comes from the coding sequence ATGAGCGACCAGTTTTCCATCGCGGGGCGCACGTTCCGTTCCCGCCTGATGATCGGCACGGGTAAGTACCGGAGTTTCCAGGAGATGGTCCGGTGCCACGAAGCCTCCGGCGCAGAGGTCGTCACGGTTGCGGTCCGCCGGGTGAATCTGACGGACAAGAGCAAGGAGTCGATGCTGGACTACATCGACCGCTCGAAGTACTTCATTCTGCCGAATACAGCCGCCTGTTACACGGTGGATGACGCAGTGCGGACGGCTCGCCTGGGCCGTGAAGTGGGCCTCTCCAACTGGGTGAAGCTGGAAGTGATCGGCGATGAGAAGACGCTGTATCCGGACGTGTTCGGGCTGGTGGAGGCGACGCGGATCCTGGCCAAGGAAGGGTTCGTCGTGCTGCCGTATACGAATGATGATCTGATCACGGCCCGGCGGCTGATCGATGCAGGCGCCGCGGCTGTCATGCCGTTGGCCGCGCCGATCGGTAGCGGCTTGGGTATCCAGAATCACGCCGCGCTGCGGATTATGCGGGAACAGATCACGGAAGTGCCGCTGATTGTGGATGCGGGCGTGGGTACGGCTTCGGATGCGTGTGTCGCGCTGGAGATGGGTTTCGACGGAATCCTGATGAACACGGCGGTGGCCGCGGCGCAGGATGCGGAGAAGATGGCGCTGGCCATGAATCGCGGGGTGGAAGCGGGCCGGTTGGCGTTCCTCGCCGGACGCATGGAGCGGAAGCTGTACGCTTCGGCCAGTTCGCCGCTCACGGGCGTTATCCGCTAG
- a CDS encoding outer membrane beta-barrel protein: MLKLCTFLLFIAGAPLSAQLLNWGVKGGVPLNDAVKAAGTFNPEFHRWTLGPMVELNLPAGFGIEADMLYRKIGYTDTSLTNGGVFDSSAWSFPLLVKYKFPGKLARVYVDAGYSFRALTDVLRLDKNSSQGFVMGGGIRYDLRLIKISPELRYTRWNNDVFNVSAASGNTLNSKRNQIEFLVGVTF; the protein is encoded by the coding sequence ATGCTAAAACTCTGTACATTTCTCCTTTTCATCGCGGGGGCGCCGCTCTCCGCTCAACTCCTCAATTGGGGTGTGAAGGGCGGCGTGCCCTTGAATGATGCGGTGAAGGCCGCTGGCACCTTCAACCCCGAATTCCATCGCTGGACCCTCGGGCCCATGGTGGAACTCAACCTGCCCGCCGGCTTCGGAATCGAGGCCGATATGCTCTACCGCAAAATCGGCTATACGGACACCAGCCTCACCAATGGCGGCGTCTTCGACTCCAGCGCCTGGTCATTCCCGCTGCTGGTGAAGTACAAGTTCCCCGGCAAACTGGCACGGGTCTATGTCGATGCGGGTTATTCCTTCCGCGCGCTCACCGATGTCCTGCGGCTGGACAAGAACAGCTCCCAGGGCTTCGTCATGGGCGGCGGGATCCGTTACGATCTACGGCTGATCAAGATCAGCCCGGAACTCCGCTATACCCGCTGGAATAATGATGTCTTCAACGTCAGCGCCGCCTCTGGCAACACCTTGAACTCGAAGCGAAACCAGATCGAGTTCCTCGTCGGCGTGACTTTCTAG
- a CDS encoding Gfo/Idh/MocA family protein — MAAPLITSRLSANDRPTYGLIASGGRGRYLSTNFNKLGAQCVAVCDVYEPNIQQALQLNPGARSYFHHEELLAQKGIDFVVCAGPDHWHCQHLLDGLKAGKDVYTEKPLSKSLKESALMVDAVKKSGKVVQVGMQRRSAPMIMKAKKLVDDGMLGRITMVKAQWHWNVAKPLNNSPLTGKVDWDRFLGNAPKRDIEPMRLRYWRLFRDYAGGNMTDQGTHLMDVVQWFTNAPPPKSALAMGYVAKNEGAEHPEIFSTIFDHGKFMTTWTLNYCNDFEDSWSILFMGDQATMRLNDAGFVVWKEQWKDNREPIIQEQAPVPIETHIQNFLDCIVSRKQPNCPVEIAQRAVAGPHLGNIAMSEGRLAKLADDMVTVS, encoded by the coding sequence ATGGCTGCACCCCTGATCACGAGCCGTTTGAGCGCCAACGACCGCCCCACGTACGGGCTGATTGCCTCCGGTGGGCGCGGCCGGTATTTGAGTACTAATTTCAATAAGTTGGGTGCGCAGTGCGTGGCCGTCTGCGACGTCTACGAACCCAATATCCAACAGGCGCTGCAGCTCAACCCGGGCGCAAGGTCCTACTTCCATCACGAAGAGCTGCTGGCCCAGAAGGGCATCGACTTTGTCGTGTGTGCGGGTCCCGATCACTGGCATTGCCAACATCTCTTAGACGGTTTGAAAGCCGGAAAAGACGTCTACACCGAGAAGCCTCTTTCGAAGTCCCTCAAAGAGAGCGCCCTCATGGTCGACGCCGTGAAGAAGAGCGGCAAGGTCGTACAGGTCGGCATGCAGCGCCGCAGCGCACCCATGATCATGAAAGCAAAGAAGTTGGTCGACGACGGCATGCTCGGCCGCATCACCATGGTCAAGGCGCAGTGGCATTGGAACGTCGCCAAGCCGCTCAACAATTCGCCCCTCACCGGCAAGGTTGACTGGGACCGCTTCCTGGGCAACGCCCCCAAACGCGACATCGAGCCCATGCGCCTGCGCTACTGGCGCCTCTTCCGCGACTACGCTGGCGGCAATATGACCGACCAGGGCACCCACCTCATGGATGTGGTGCAGTGGTTCACCAACGCCCCGCCGCCCAAGTCCGCCTTGGCGATGGGCTATGTCGCCAAGAACGAAGGCGCCGAGCATCCGGAGATCTTCTCCACCATCTTCGACCACGGCAAGTTCATGACCACATGGACTTTAAATTACTGCAACGACTTCGAGGACAGCTGGTCGATCCTCTTCATGGGCGACCAGGCCACCATGCGCCTCAACGACGCCGGCTTCGTCGTCTGGAAGGAACAGTGGAAGGACAACCGCGAGCCCATCATCCAGGAACAGGCCCCTGTACCCATCGAAACCCACATCCAGAACTTCCTGGATTGCATCGTCAGCCGTAAACAACCGAACTGCCCCGTCGAGATCGCGCAACGCGCCGTCGCCGGGCCGCATCTCGGGAATATAGCTATGTCGGAAGGCCGGCTCGCGAAGTTGGCCGATGACATGGTGACCGTCTCCTGA
- a CDS encoding hybrid sensor histidine kinase/response regulator, translating into MKGGVIHVLLIEDNALDALFVRGSLTGTSNPKFELRRADGLATGLSQLAAGGVDALLLDLCLADSEGLETFRKVQAAAPEIPVVVLSSEDNGEMAVAAVADGAQDYLVKGHYSTDLLTRSLRYAIERKRSQRTLHELAERLTHHVENSPMAVIEWGANLDIIRWAGEAERMFGWTPEEVLGKQRGAFPLVYAEDEASVAEVFARLYSGGNQKCFSANRNCRKDGSVIHCEWYNSSLMDAQGNLRSILSLALDVTERKHAESGLSLANQQLQRLSTDLLRSQDHERRRIARELHDSTAQILAALSMNLIRLQKSGGEPLKKQALLAESIELAASSSREIRTLTYLLHPPLLDEIGLVSALQAYAEGFNQRTGIDIELILPSDFGRLHSDLESALLRIVQEGLANVHRHSGSPVATIQLERDLTEVCLVLQDRGCGLPSSLTAPDSGFVGLGVGILGMRERAEQLGGRLEITSAGKGTRVTVKFPLAVQNEQLAHISG; encoded by the coding sequence ATGAAGGGCGGGGTCATCCATGTGCTTCTCATTGAGGACAACGCTCTCGATGCGCTCTTTGTGCGGGGATCTCTCACTGGGACATCGAACCCCAAGTTCGAGTTGCGGCGAGCAGACGGGCTCGCCACCGGCCTGAGCCAGCTGGCGGCAGGGGGAGTGGACGCTCTTCTACTGGATCTTTGCCTCGCCGACAGCGAGGGGCTCGAAACATTTCGAAAGGTGCAAGCCGCTGCCCCAGAGATCCCTGTGGTGGTGCTGAGCAGCGAGGACAACGGCGAAATGGCCGTGGCCGCAGTGGCTGACGGCGCGCAAGACTATCTGGTGAAGGGCCACTACAGTACGGACCTGCTCACGCGGTCTCTTCGCTATGCTATCGAGCGGAAGCGGTCTCAACGGACGTTGCATGAGTTAGCGGAACGGCTCACGCATCACGTTGAAAATTCCCCGATGGCGGTCATCGAATGGGGGGCCAATCTGGACATCATTCGCTGGGCCGGCGAGGCCGAGCGGATGTTCGGTTGGACGCCAGAGGAGGTACTGGGGAAACAGCGGGGCGCTTTCCCGTTGGTCTACGCCGAAGACGAGGCGTCTGTGGCGGAGGTTTTCGCGAGGCTGTACTCGGGCGGAAATCAGAAGTGCTTCTCGGCCAACCGCAACTGCCGCAAGGACGGATCGGTGATTCATTGCGAATGGTATAACTCTTCACTCATGGACGCCCAGGGCAACCTGCGTTCGATCCTGTCCCTGGCATTGGATGTGACCGAGCGGAAGCATGCGGAAAGTGGGCTCAGCCTGGCCAACCAACAACTTCAGCGGCTATCCACCGACCTGCTGCGTTCCCAGGATCATGAAAGGAGGCGAATCGCTCGAGAGCTGCACGACAGCACGGCCCAGATTCTCGCCGCCCTGAGCATGAACCTAATCCGGTTGCAGAAGTCCGGGGGCGAACCACTGAAGAAACAGGCGTTGCTCGCGGAATCCATCGAGTTGGCCGCCTCCAGTTCCAGAGAGATCCGGACGCTAACTTATCTGCTGCATCCGCCGCTTTTGGACGAGATTGGGCTGGTGAGTGCCCTGCAGGCGTATGCGGAGGGGTTCAACCAGAGAACCGGAATCGATATTGAACTGATCCTGCCGTCTGATTTCGGGCGGCTTCACAGCGATCTGGAATCGGCTCTTCTCCGCATTGTGCAGGAGGGATTGGCCAATGTCCACAGGCATTCGGGCAGTCCGGTGGCGACTATCCAGCTTGAGCGAGATCTGACAGAGGTCTGCCTGGTCCTGCAAGATCGTGGCTGCGGCCTGCCCTCGAGCCTGACTGCCCCGGACAGCGGATTTGTGGGGCTGGGCGTCGGCATCCTGGGGATGCGCGAACGAGCGGAACAACTCGGCGGGCGGCTCGAAATCACCTCAGCCGGGAAGGGCACGAGAGTGACCGTAAAGTTTCCTTTGGCTGTACAAAATGAGCAACTTGCGCATATTAGTGGTTGA
- a CDS encoding response regulator: MSNLRILVVDDHQLVRRGVVAAIRDERPEWEICGEASTGREAVAAAERLDPDIIVMDISMPDMNGLDATRQILKEGPRRQVLILSMHESEQILHDVLESGARGYILKSDAGTDLLGALDALRNNKTFFTSKLGDVLLRGYLKGNGGEKASPSRMVSPREREIIQLIAEGKANKEVATTLSISVKTVETHRARAMAKLDLHSVSDLVRYAIRNGIVEC, translated from the coding sequence ATGAGCAACTTGCGCATATTAGTGGTTGATGATCACCAGCTTGTGAGAAGGGGAGTCGTAGCCGCCATTCGGGACGAGCGACCGGAGTGGGAGATCTGCGGGGAAGCCTCGACCGGACGCGAGGCGGTGGCCGCAGCGGAACGGCTTGACCCCGACATCATTGTGATGGACATCTCCATGCCGGACATGAACGGATTGGATGCGACGCGGCAGATCCTGAAGGAAGGCCCACGACGGCAAGTATTGATCCTCTCGATGCATGAATCCGAACAAATCCTGCATGACGTGCTCGAGTCCGGAGCGCGAGGTTACATTCTCAAGAGCGACGCGGGCACAGACTTGCTGGGCGCCCTGGATGCACTACGAAACAACAAGACGTTCTTCACCTCCAAGCTAGGGGATGTACTGCTACGCGGGTACCTGAAAGGCAACGGAGGAGAGAAGGCCAGTCCCAGCCGCATGGTAAGCCCTCGTGAGCGAGAGATCATTCAATTGATCGCAGAAGGCAAAGCCAACAAAGAAGTGGCGACAACACTGAGTATCAGCGTAAAGACCGTTGAAACCCACCGGGCGCGAGCCATGGCCAAGCTGGATCTCCACTCTGTGAGCGACCTGGTCCGCTACGCGATTCGAAACGGCATTGTTGAGTGCTGA
- a CDS encoding carboxypeptidase regulatory-like domain-containing protein, which produces MEAHKTITISVAGVTAAYSLDSTYAEATTENGLVIVSGRIAGATHVMVVTASGAQAFEILVINAPAKPRTDPLNPLNINSGIEDGYSESRYASSPSQFQSTLDLSRRQGDTTTHLHLVGTRQLGSLSSDQDRTALSSASYQISTARRDVTLLDQYVQESPLGIAGSIVRGIHIRQDGWLLHAGYTSVASFEGLFLPTRAEGVVEVGYRRPLTEHSSLTASFNHFSVPSTDMVGRTGSVGVATYDYSSGETLRVSADVGLSRGVGASARLDYRGDRDSVRGSFRYAPSTFASLGANNIKGFHSDLSWTRKLVGKLSSEVTLYSNRLALPGLQQTTMTASAKLQYLIGGHWSVFGGATGSTYKTAIPPRPPVSNVSAPAGLSFSSRHFGAQGQYQFSEVSKQDAGGHQFRASVRGGAGAISVSAFAERQTHAPTLSFLLDQAHGLRQAIELLGIQATTIEQVDSLLRDSAYLFAAGYIQGATVNIAPVRSQVGGTLAWNGRGRKPQVSYNFLYNDNQDLLGSTRSTIHSVVCTQRIGAEELSVSYSAAGMKLPGLTPIYRPVFSVAWRHPLNNVPSFIIPEHHGSISGTVFRDDSSKGAYESGMQGIAGVQLVLDGSRRTRTAADGSFRFLRVPVGKHSVAVSYRTDRPTFFSTQSDVEVAENGTVNFGIGFSLSGLMGRVSNDAGEGVTGVNVAVRSQGGQWMATTNGDGGFFVRQLSEGVYEVEVDADSIPAGYLTAQLEVQRVQVGLAAPGRAEFAVRALRSIGGRVFAFDTAVAKALPVAGKVVTLKGSEKTSTTDAEGRYLFRDLAAGSYTVAVEAGARMVSSTVKLPASPMTLSNIDLQIVDAAPGRVAPTPALKGPVEGPIPASPSPRETISATPKTGAAQPAASQPPPSASAKQHDRLGRQKLASGQYREAIAELGEAIRMEPGFALAYNARGFAWYLLHDLSSATADLDRAIALNPNYANAYRNRAVVRRAAGDLPGAEEDRRREAMLMSEGSDLARKKKKK; this is translated from the coding sequence GTGGAGGCGCACAAGACCATCACCATCAGCGTGGCCGGCGTGACTGCGGCATACTCCCTGGATTCGACATACGCCGAAGCCACCACGGAGAACGGCCTGGTCATCGTATCGGGAAGGATTGCCGGAGCCACGCATGTGATGGTGGTAACGGCATCCGGCGCCCAGGCATTCGAAATCCTGGTGATCAATGCGCCCGCGAAGCCTAGAACAGATCCCCTGAACCCACTGAACATCAACTCAGGGATTGAGGATGGGTATTCGGAGTCGCGATACGCGTCATCGCCGAGCCAGTTTCAGAGCACGCTCGACCTCTCACGGCGCCAGGGTGACACTACGACTCACCTCCATTTGGTGGGAACCCGCCAACTGGGGTCGCTCTCGAGCGACCAGGACAGAACAGCACTCTCATCAGCCTCCTACCAAATCTCGACGGCGCGCCGCGATGTCACACTCCTGGATCAATACGTGCAGGAATCACCCCTGGGCATCGCCGGCTCCATCGTGCGCGGAATACACATTCGACAAGATGGATGGCTGCTGCACGCGGGCTATACGTCGGTAGCGTCCTTTGAAGGATTATTCCTTCCTACGCGCGCGGAGGGCGTGGTTGAGGTGGGCTACCGGAGGCCATTGACAGAACATTCGTCCCTCACCGCATCGTTCAACCACTTCAGCGTACCTTCCACAGATATGGTGGGCCGCACCGGCAGCGTAGGGGTGGCTACGTACGATTACAGTTCCGGGGAGACCCTGCGCGTGAGCGCGGATGTGGGGCTGAGCCGTGGCGTCGGGGCCTCCGCGCGGCTGGACTATCGCGGTGACCGGGATAGCGTCCGCGGCAGTTTTCGCTACGCGCCTTCGACCTTTGCGTCACTGGGAGCCAACAACATCAAGGGGTTCCATTCGGACCTTTCCTGGACGCGTAAGCTCGTGGGTAAACTCTCAAGTGAAGTGACGCTTTACAGCAACCGCTTAGCGTTGCCCGGCCTGCAGCAAACTACCATGACGGCCTCCGCCAAATTGCAGTACCTGATAGGCGGCCATTGGTCGGTCTTTGGCGGTGCGACAGGCTCCACGTACAAAACCGCGATTCCTCCACGACCGCCGGTGAGCAATGTGAGTGCGCCAGCCGGGCTCAGCTTCAGCTCCCGTCATTTCGGGGCACAGGGGCAATACCAGTTCTCCGAGGTTTCCAAGCAGGATGCGGGGGGGCATCAGTTCCGCGCCTCGGTGCGCGGGGGCGCAGGCGCAATTTCAGTCTCCGCATTCGCCGAAAGGCAGACGCACGCCCCCACGCTCTCTTTTCTACTGGATCAGGCGCACGGTTTGCGACAGGCGATTGAATTGCTGGGCATACAGGCGACTACCATCGAACAGGTCGACAGCCTTCTCAGGGATAGCGCCTACCTGTTTGCCGCTGGTTACATTCAGGGCGCTACCGTCAATATCGCGCCCGTGCGAAGCCAGGTGGGTGGGACGCTGGCCTGGAACGGCCGCGGCCGCAAGCCTCAGGTGAGTTACAACTTCCTCTACAACGACAATCAAGATCTATTAGGCAGCACGAGGAGCACAATTCATTCGGTTGTGTGCACGCAGAGAATTGGCGCAGAGGAGCTTTCTGTCTCCTATTCCGCGGCTGGTATGAAGTTGCCCGGACTGACTCCGATTTACCGGCCGGTGTTCTCGGTAGCCTGGCGACACCCGCTGAATAACGTTCCTTCGTTCATAATTCCTGAGCACCACGGCTCGATCTCCGGCACGGTGTTTCGCGACGACAGCTCGAAGGGCGCCTACGAATCCGGGATGCAAGGCATAGCGGGTGTTCAGTTGGTGCTGGATGGTTCGCGGCGCACACGAACCGCTGCGGACGGATCATTCCGGTTCCTGCGAGTGCCGGTGGGCAAGCACAGTGTGGCCGTGTCCTACCGGACCGACCGGCCGACATTTTTCTCGACACAGTCGGATGTCGAGGTTGCTGAAAACGGGACGGTCAACTTCGGGATCGGATTCTCGCTTTCCGGCCTGATGGGCCGGGTCTCGAATGATGCCGGCGAAGGTGTGACGGGCGTAAACGTGGCGGTCCGGAGCCAGGGCGGGCAGTGGATGGCAACTACGAACGGCGATGGCGGCTTCTTTGTGCGGCAGCTTTCCGAGGGTGTGTATGAGGTGGAAGTCGACGCGGACTCGATTCCGGCCGGCTATCTCACAGCGCAGTTGGAGGTCCAACGAGTTCAGGTCGGGCTCGCTGCGCCAGGCCGGGCGGAGTTCGCCGTGCGCGCGCTCCGATCGATTGGCGGGCGGGTGTTTGCCTTTGATACAGCAGTTGCCAAGGCTCTTCCGGTTGCAGGCAAAGTGGTGACGCTGAAGGGGTCTGAGAAGACCAGCACGACGGATGCCGAGGGCCGGTATTTGTTCCGGGACTTGGCCGCCGGCTCATACACGGTGGCGGTCGAGGCAGGGGCACGAATGGTTAGCAGTACAGTGAAACTGCCGGCCTCCCCGATGACGCTCTCCAACATCGATCTCCAGATCGTTGACGCCGCGCCGGGGCGAGTTGCCCCAACTCCAGCCTTGAAAGGTCCCGTCGAAGGCCCAATCCCAGCGAGTCCCTCACCGCGCGAGACGATATCCGCGACTCCCAAAACGGGCGCCGCGCAACCCGCAGCAAGCCAGCCGCCGCCAAGCGCCTCAGCGAAGCAGCATGATCGCCTGGGACGCCAGAAACTGGCATCCGGGCAATATCGGGAAGCGATTGCGGAACTAGGCGAAGCGATTCGGATGGAGCCGGGGTTTGCTCTTGCTTACAATGCCCGCGGCTTTGCCTGGTACCTACTGCACGACCTCAGCAGCGCCACCGCTGACCTAGACCGGGCGATTGCGCTCAACCCGAACTATGCGAATGCATATCGTAACCGGGCGGTTGTGCGAAGGGCCGCGGGGGACCTTCCAGGTGCTGAGGAGGATCGCCGCCGCGAGGCGATGCTCATGTCGGAAGGGTCTGATCTCGCGAGGAAGAAGAAAAAGAAGTGA